The sequence CACAATAATCTCAGGCCTTGCAGCCAATGCGCGCGCAATGCCAATTCGCTGGGCTTGCCCCCCTGAAAACTCATGCGGATAACGACTGAGGAATTCAGGACGCAAATTAACCGTTTCCATTAGCATCGCCAACTCGGATTTTATTTGCTTTGCATCCAATCCACGCAATTTTTTCAGGGGCACTTCTAATGACTGCGCAATCGTTTTTCGTGGATTAAGCGAGCTATTGGGGTCTTGAAAAACATACTGAATTTTACGCGCTAACGCTTGCTGGCCGCTTGCATGTAAATCCAGTATATCCTCGCCACCAATCATAATTTTTCCCGCAGTCGGTTTATCCAGCCCGACCAACATACGAGCCAGTGTTGATTTCCCACACCCTGACTCACCAACCACCCCCAAAGTCTGCCCTTTTTCTACCGACAACGACATGGATTTAACCGCATGCACCACTTGTTTTGGCTTGCCCAAAAAAGACGTTGAAATCACAAATTCTCTGGAGACATTTTCTGCCACTAAAATAGGGTTCATTCGCTTCCTCCTTCTCCGACTGGGTAAATACAACGCACTAATCGGTGATTGTCGATACTTTCTAACCCGATAGCGGCTTCTTGGCACTGCGGCATAGCACGGTCACAACGCGCTGCAAACGCACAGCCCTTTGGTAAGTCATTTACCACGGGCGGCATACCTGGAATGGGTCTTAATTTTCGTGATGACTGCCCTAAAATAGGCACACACTCAATTAAGCGCTGGGTATAAGGGTGTTTTGGACTATCTAACACTGCATCAACCGCACCATATTCAACGATTTTCCCAGCATACATCACCGCAACATCATCACAAATTTCAGACACGACGCCAAAATCATGTGTGATAAAAATCAACGCGGCATTGCGTTCCGCCTGCAAGGCTTTGAGTAGTTTAATCACCTGCGCCTGGACAGTTACATCTAAAGCGGTCGTTGGCTCATCAGCAATAATGACATCAGGATCATTGCTCAGCGCCATAGCAATACCAACTCGCTGTCGCATGCCGCCTGATAGCTCGTGCGGGAAAGCTCGCATTCTTGCATTGGCATTAGGTATACGAACACTTTCTAATAACGCAATAGCTTTGTCGTGCGCCGCTTTTCTAGATAGGCGTTGATGCGTTTGAATGGCTTCGATTAACTGCTCACCAATGCGCTGCTGCGGGTGCAAGGTTGCCAAGGGATCTTGAAAAATACACGCAATTTTTGCCCCGCGAATTTGCCGCAACGCTTCATCCGATATTTGCATCAAATCAACAGGCTCACCGTCAGACACCTCATTAATAGATGCTTTATCCGCCGTTAATTTTTGTTTATTAGACGGCGCAAACCAAACCCTGCCACCCACAACCTCACCTGGCGGCGAAGGCACCAGCCCCAATAAAGACATCGCTGTCACCGATTTTCCAGAGCCCGATTCACCCACAATACCGATGCAACGCCCCGCAGCGACTTTAAAACTGACATCATTAACCGCACGGTAGACACTATTCCCAACGTAAAATCGCGTATCCAACCCGACAACATCTAGTACGTTGTCAGTCTGCCCATCTGCATCAGAAGCTAAATCAGAGACCAAATTACTTGGTGCAACGTCTTGCGCTGCATTGGTTTGATTTCTACCGTCATCCTGTAAATCAGCATGTAACGGAATATTGACTTTTGTTCGGCTTGCAGGACGCGCCAGCGCACCCGATTTCAACCGCGGATCTAATACATCGCGAATCCCATCACCGAGCAAGTTCATACTCATAACAATTAAAAAAATCATAATACCTGGAATAATCGAGACATGAGGGGCATTTAGCATCTGTTTTCGGCCTTCGCCTAACATTGAGCCTAAATCCGCCTGCGGTGGCTGCGCACCTAAGCCTAAAAAGCTCAGCCCCGCCGTTTCTAAAATCATCCAGCCAATCGTCGTCGACATCGTAATAACAATAATAGGCAGCACATTTGGTAAAATTTCGGTCGCCAAAATACTGATATGTCCTTTGCCTGATAGCTTTGCCGCTTCAATAAATTCCTTATGCGCAATGCCCAGCGTTACCCCACGAATATTGCGCGCAAAAAACGGAATATTCACTACGGCAATCGCATACAGGGCATTCATCAACCCAGGACCTAAAGCCGCCACGATAGCTAACGCCAATAAGATATAAGGAAAGGCCATCAACATATCGATACCTCGCATTAACAGGTTATCAACATACCCACCAAAGTAACCCGATATAATACCTAACAAACCACCCACCAGCGCTGCAACTAAAGTAGCCGAAATACCCACTAACAGACTAACGCGTGTCCCCCAAATCAACCGTGATAATACATCGCGCCCCAAATGATCCGTACCAAGCCAGTGCCCATCCGAAAAAACAGGCAACAATCGATTAGCCAGCTCGCCTTCGTTTGGATTTTGTAACGGTAAAATCGGGGCTAATAGCGCCACCAAAA comes from Ostreibacterium oceani and encodes:
- a CDS encoding ABC transporter ATP-binding protein, whose amino-acid sequence is MNPILVAENVSREFVISTSFLGKPKQVVHAVKSMSLSVEKGQTLGVVGESGCGKSTLARMLVGLDKPTAGKIMIGGEDILDLHASGQQALARKIQYVFQDPNSSLNPRKTIAQSLEVPLKKLRGLDAKQIKSELAMLMETVNLRPEFLSRYPHEFSGGQAQRIGIARALAARPEIIVLDEPVSALDVSIQAQVLNLLADLKQQFNLTYVFISHDLAVVEAICDKLVVMYFGSIVEGGEARQVFAKPAHPYTELLLSSAPVPGKKGITGEQTVTELPDPLSPPPGCAFAPRCAYKQMDCVKSTPNQLQCGSEKAAHVVLCNYPLNQSVG
- a CDS encoding dipeptide/oligopeptide/nickel ABC transporter permease/ATP-binding protein, which gives rise to MTTVTQQPNHPPAKKSASGRPTAWRLLRKNHLATMGLVVLVLVILVALLAPILPLQNPNEGELANRLLPVFSDGHWLGTDHLGRDVLSRLIWGTRVSLLVGISATLVAALVGGLLGIISGYFGGYVDNLLMRGIDMLMAFPYILLALAIVAALGPGLMNALYAIAVVNIPFFARNIRGVTLGIAHKEFIEAAKLSGKGHISILATEILPNVLPIIVITMSTTIGWMILETAGLSFLGLGAQPPQADLGSMLGEGRKQMLNAPHVSIIPGIMIFLIVMSMNLLGDGIRDVLDPRLKSGALARPASRTKVNIPLHADLQDDGRNQTNAAQDVAPSNLVSDLASDADGQTDNVLDVVGLDTRFYVGNSVYRAVNDVSFKVAAGRCIGIVGESGSGKSVTAMSLLGLVPSPPGEVVGGRVWFAPSNKQKLTADKASINEVSDGEPVDLMQISDEALRQIRGAKIACIFQDPLATLHPQQRIGEQLIEAIQTHQRLSRKAAHDKAIALLESVRIPNANARMRAFPHELSGGMRQRVGIAMALSNDPDVIIADEPTTALDVTVQAQVIKLLKALQAERNAALIFITHDFGVVSEICDDVAVMYAGKIVEYGAVDAVLDSPKHPYTQRLIECVPILGQSSRKLRPIPGMPPVVNDLPKGCAFAARCDRAMPQCQEAAIGLESIDNHRLVRCIYPVGEGGSE